From one Nothobranchius furzeri strain GRZ-AD chromosome 2, NfurGRZ-RIMD1, whole genome shotgun sequence genomic stretch:
- the sptlc2b gene encoding serine palmitoyltransferase 2, which produces MSMHVYENISQNNTGVSLSNMADKFPIAAVGGVKLTRGRRFPTKRLRSQGRVGVRICLPLISNPTSSFKRYTSRVCSVRGVSSWRGRPTKMTESSATKLLNGDACHRTLHGKNASKNGYVKNHCLFQQSQKYRRAREKRQNATTNPSLYQKPFVESFEETPLLVAVLTYMGYGILTLFGYLRDFLRHWNIEKCHVAREREQQKDFVPLYQDFENFYTRNLYMRIRDNWNRPICSVPGAKMDVVERVTHNYNWTFEHTGTVVKDVINMGSYNYLGFAENTGACADAAVEVTHAYGAGVGSTRCEMGNLDVHEELELLIARFLGVESSMAFGMGFATNSMNIPALTGKGCLILSDELNHASLVLGARLSGSTIRVFKHNNMQSLEKLLRDAIVHGQPRTHRPWKKILIVVEGIYSMEGSIVRLPEIVALKKRYKAYLYLDEAHSIGALGPQGRGVVNYFGLDPKDVDIMMGTFTKSFGAAGGYIGGRKELIDYLRCHSHSAVYATSMSPPVAQQIITSMKIIMGEDGTSLGADRLRQLSENTNYFRRKLLDMGFIIYGNDDSPVVPLMLYMPAKIGAFGREMLKRNIGTVVVGFPATPIIESRARFCVSAAHTKEMLDTALAAISDVGDLLQLKYSRREQPLASLGWTSEESLLQD; this is translated from the exons ATGTCTATGCACGTTTATGAGAACATATCTCAGAACAACACCGGTGTGTCCCTTTCCAATATGGCGGACAAGTTTCCCATTGCTGCAGTGGGCGGGGTTAAACTCACACGGGGGCGGAGATTTCCGACAAAACGCTTGCGGTCACAGGGCAGAGTGGGCGTCAGAATCTGTCTTCCCCTTATCTCAAATCCGACCTCGAGTTTTAAACGTTACACAAGTAGAGTCTGTTCAGTTCGTGGGGTTTCCTCCTGGCGCGGACGGCCGACCAAGATGACAGAAAGCTCTGCGACCAAGCTGCTAAACGGAGATGCCTGTCACCGGACCTTACATGGAAAAAATGCGAGTAAAAATGGCTACGTGAAGAACCACTGTCTGTTTCAGCAGTCCCAGAAGTATCGTCGTGCCAGGGAGAAG AGGCAAAATGCTACCACCAATCCCAGCTTGTACCAGAAGCCCTTTGTGGAATCCTTCGAGGAGACGCCATTGTTGGTGGCTGTGCTCACCTACATGGGCTACGGCATCCTCACCCTGTTTGGCTACCTCAGAGACTTCCTCCGCCACTGGAACATCGAGAAGTGCCACGTGGCTCGAGAGCGAGAGCAGCAGAAG GATTTTGTCCCTCTCTATCAGGACTTTGAGAATTTTTACACCAGGAACCTGTACATGAGGATCAGAGATAACTGGAACCGGCCCATCTGCAGCGTTCCCGGAGCCAAGATGGACGTGGTGGAGAGAGTTACCCACAACTACAACTGGACGTTCGA acacacgggTACAGTGGTGAAGGACGTGATCAATATGGGTTCGTACAACTACCTTGGGTTTGCTGAGAACACGGGGGCTTGTGCTGATGCTGCTGTGGAAGTCACTCATGCGTACGGAGCCGGAGTAGGAAGCACTCGCTGTGAGATGG GTAACCTGGACGTCCACGAGGAGCTGGAGCTTTTGATCGCCCGCTTTCTGGGCGTTGAGTCATCCATGGCCTTCGGAATGGGCTTTGCCACCAACTCCATGAACATTCCTGCTCTCACTGGAAAG GGTTGTCTCATCTTGAGTGACGAGCTGAACCACGCGTCTCTGGTGCTGGGAGCTCGGCTGTCTGGCTCCACCATTCGGGTCTTCAAACACAACA ACATGCAGAGCCTCGAGAAGCTGCTGAGAGATGCTATTGTCCACGGCCAGCCCAGAACTCACAGGCCGTGGAAGAAAATCCTCATTGTGGTGGAGGGAATTTACAG CATGGAGGGCTCCATCGTCCGCCTGCCTGAGATCGTAGCTCTGAAGAAGCGCTACAAGGCGTACCTGTACCTGGACGAGGCTCACAGCATCGGCGCCCTCGGCCCTCAGGGCAGAGGGGTTGTCAACTACTTTGGTCTGGACCCCAAAGATGTCGACATAATGATGGGAACATTCACTAAGAGCTTCGGGGCTGCTGGTGGATACATCGGAGGCAGAAAG GAGCTGATCGACTACCTGCGCTGCCACTCTCACAGCGCCGTCTACGCCACCTCCATGTCTCCTCCCGTGGCTCAGCAGATCATCACCTCCATGAAGATCATCATGGGAGAAGATGGAACCTCACTGG GTGCCGATCGCCTCAGACAACTGTCTGAGAACACCAACTACTTCCGCAGGAAACTCCTAGACATGGGTTTCATCATCTACGGCAACGACGACTCGCCTGTGGTGCCCCTGATGCTCTACATGCCCGCCAAAATTGG GGCTTTTGGTCGTGAGATGCTGAAGAGGAACATTGGCACGGTGGTGGTCGGGTTTCCAGCTACACCCATCATTGAGTCCAGAGCACGTTTCTGTGTTTCAGCTGCTCATACCAAAGAGATGCTCGATACA gCCCTGGCGGCCATCAGTGACGTGGGTGACCTGCTGCAGCTGAAGTACTCCAGACGGGAGCAGCCTCTCGCCTCTCTGGGATGGACGTCCGAGGAGAGCCTCCTTCAGGACTGA